The following coding sequences are from one Verrucomicrobiia bacterium window:
- a CDS encoding DUF4338 domain-containing protein translates to MSATAVLRYRSRSVDTADVAFIRQLIADHPRLSRRRLSARLCEAWNWVQPNGIPCDMVCRGLMLALHRGGHIELPPPKVKVPNNVVAHRRPARELPLGQEPIVGTLRELGPLTLRQVRRQEGEGLFDQLLANHHYLGYTRPVGEHLKYLVLAGDRPVACLAWSSAPRHLAPRDTFIGWTREERLRGLHLIAYNTRFMVLPWVRVPGLASHVLARVARAISTDWCNLYRHSIELLETFIDPGRFRGSCYRAANWLHLGYSTGRGPRSTSTRPNRSIKELWVYPLRSDFRARLTVHHG, encoded by the coding sequence ATGTCGGCAACGGCTGTCCTTCGATATCGAAGTCGCTCCGTGGACACGGCGGATGTGGCGTTCATCCGGCAACTCATCGCGGACCACCCACGTTTGAGCCGTCGCCGGCTGTCCGCCCGGCTCTGCGAAGCATGGAACTGGGTTCAACCCAACGGCATCCCGTGCGACATGGTATGCCGGGGGCTGATGCTAGCCCTTCACCGCGGCGGGCATATCGAACTGCCCCCACCGAAGGTCAAGGTTCCGAACAACGTCGTGGCGCACCGGCGTCCGGCGCGGGAGCTGCCACTGGGCCAGGAACCCATCGTCGGAACGCTGCGCGAACTTGGCCCGCTGACCCTGCGCCAGGTGCGCCGCCAGGAGGGCGAAGGCCTCTTCGACCAACTCCTGGCCAACCACCATTACCTCGGATACACCCGGCCCGTCGGCGAGCACCTCAAGTACCTGGTCCTTGCGGGGGATCGTCCGGTGGCCTGTCTGGCGTGGTCATCGGCCCCACGCCATCTGGCCCCGCGCGACACCTTCATCGGCTGGACCCGGGAGGAGCGCCTTCGCGGCCTTCACCTCATCGCCTATAACACGCGATTCATGGTGCTGCCCTGGGTCCGCGTGCCCGGCCTTGCCAGCCATGTGCTGGCCAGAGTCGCCCGGGCGATCTCGACCGATTGGTGCAATCTCTATCGCCACTCGATCGAACTGCTGGAGACGTTCATCGATCCGGGGCGCTTCCGCGGCTCCTGCTACCGCGCGGCGAACTGGTTGCACCTCGGATACTCCACCGGTCGCGGTCCCCGTTCCACCAGCACCAGGCCCAACCGTTCGATCAAGGAACTCTGGGTGTACCCCTTGCGGTCGGACTTCCGCGCCCGACTCACTGTCCACCATGGCTGA
- the thiE gene encoding thiamine phosphate synthase, which produces MDLWSKAYAAQCPPITHACRRNTIQLRAKSWSPDRIEATAARLVPVCRDHGVRLVINDHPDIAARVGAPLVHLGQEDFFGPHPDHPAASAPSIPDTLGLGFSTHAPDQARRALAAGPAYIAIGPVFPTPTKPGRPAVTPDYVRWAATHLSSIPWFAIGGIHPGNLHTVLEAGATRICVVSAILNAPDPAAACRQFRTLLPP; this is translated from the coding sequence TTGGATCTGTGGAGCAAAGCCTACGCCGCCCAATGCCCACCCATCACGCACGCTTGCCGAAGGAACACCATCCAGCTCCGCGCCAAATCCTGGTCCCCCGACCGCATCGAAGCCACCGCCGCCCGCCTCGTCCCCGTCTGTCGCGACCACGGTGTCCGCCTGGTGATCAACGACCACCCCGACATCGCCGCCCGCGTCGGCGCACCCCTCGTCCACCTCGGCCAGGAAGACTTCTTCGGGCCCCATCCCGACCACCCCGCCGCCTCCGCCCCGTCCATCCCCGACACACTCGGCCTCGGATTCAGCACCCACGCCCCCGACCAGGCCCGACGCGCCCTTGCCGCCGGCCCCGCCTACATTGCCATCGGCCCGGTCTTTCCCACTCCCACCAAACCCGGCCGTCCCGCCGTCACCCCCGACTACGTCCGCTGGGCCGCGACCCACCTCTCCTCCATCCCCTGGTTCGCCATCGGCGGCATCCATCCCGGCAACCTCCACACCGTCCTCGAAGCCGGCGCCACCCGCATCTGCGTCGTCTCCGCCATCCTCAACGCCCCCGACCCCGCCGCCGCCTGCCGCCAGTTCCGCACCCTCCTGCCCCCCTGA
- the thiE gene encoding thiamine phosphate synthase, producing the protein MKPLADCRLYAFVDAAYLHDRDPAWLAAQLAQGGADLIQLRAKSWSPDRIEATAARLVPVCRDHGVRLVINDHPDIAARVGAPLVHLGQEDFFGPHPDHPAASAPSIPDTLGLGFSTHAPDQARRALAAGPAYIAIGPVFPTPTKPGRPAVTPDYVRWAATHLSSIPWFAIGGIHPGNLHTVLEAGATRICVVSAILNAPDPAAACRQFRTLLPP; encoded by the coding sequence GTGAAACCCCTCGCTGACTGTCGCCTCTACGCCTTCGTTGACGCCGCTTATCTCCACGACCGCGATCCCGCCTGGCTCGCCGCCCAACTCGCCCAGGGCGGCGCCGATCTCATCCAGCTCCGCGCCAAATCCTGGTCCCCCGACCGCATCGAAGCCACCGCCGCCCGCCTCGTCCCCGTCTGTCGCGACCACGGTGTCCGCCTGGTGATCAACGACCACCCCGACATCGCCGCCCGCGTCGGCGCACCCCTCGTCCACCTCGGCCAGGAAGACTTCTTCGGGCCCCATCCCGACCACCCCGCCGCCTCCGCCCCGTCCATCCCCGACACACTCGGCCTCGGATTCAGCACCCACGCCCCCGACCAGGCCCGACGCGCCCTTGCCGCCGGCCCCGCCTACATTGCCATCGGCCCGGTCTTTCCCACTCCCACCAAACCCGGCCGTCCCGCCGTCACCCCGGACTACGTCCGCTGGGCCGCGACCCACCTCTCCTCCATCCCCTGGTTCGCCATCGGCGGCATCCATCCCGGCAACCTCCACACCGTCCTCGAAGCCGGCGCCACCCGCATCTGCGTCGTCTCCGCCATCCTCAACGCCCCCGACCCCGCCGCCGCCTGCCGCCAGTTCCGCACCCTCCTGCCCCCCTGA
- a CDS encoding type II toxin-antitoxin system RelE/ParE family toxin, producing the protein MEARFHRRVQSDLNGIIKRYDAVSTQLGDDFFAEFQVGLKRVLKEPRHFHFDSSGLRRYNLERFPYHLLYDIRSDYVRVWVLRHHRRHPSFGVTRFHQ; encoded by the coding sequence GTGGAAGCCAGATTTCATAGGCGCGTTCAGTCAGACCTGAACGGGATTATCAAACGATACGATGCTGTGTCCACGCAGCTCGGTGACGATTTTTTCGCAGAATTTCAGGTTGGTCTGAAAAGGGTTTTGAAAGAGCCGAGGCACTTCCACTTCGATTCGAGCGGTCTGCGGCGATACAACCTTGAGCGCTTTCCCTATCATCTCCTCTACGATATTCGAAGTGATTACGTCAGAGTATGGGTGCTTCGGCATCATCGCCGACACCCAAGTTTTGGCGTGACGAGATTCCATCAGTAG
- the tnpB gene encoding IS66 family insertion sequence element accessory protein TnpB, giving the protein MIQIAPQMRILLAVEPVDFRKGTDGLAAVCRARLDADPLAGALFVFRSRSCKALKLLMYDGQGFWICQKRLSTGRFEWWPSDQNSGGVRVDPHELHLLLWNGDPSRAVVAPMWRAVGTSG; this is encoded by the coding sequence GTGATCCAGATCGCCCCGCAGATGCGGATCCTCCTGGCAGTCGAGCCGGTAGATTTCAGGAAAGGCACCGACGGACTGGCGGCCGTTTGTCGGGCCCGCTTGGATGCCGATCCCTTGGCCGGTGCATTGTTCGTGTTTCGGAGCCGGAGTTGTAAGGCGCTGAAGTTGCTCATGTACGACGGACAGGGTTTTTGGATTTGCCAGAAGCGTCTGTCGACGGGCCGGTTTGAGTGGTGGCCCTCGGACCAGAACTCCGGTGGGGTGCGCGTCGACCCTCACGAACTGCACCTGTTGCTATGGAATGGCGATCCTTCGCGGGCCGTGGTGGCGCCCATGTGGCGGGCGGTGGGGACGTCGGGGTAA
- a CDS encoding Gfo/Idh/MocA family oxidoreductase, whose protein sequence is MNRSRPTSRRSFLKWGGGGILVAPFVTRNLLANPPSGRVRHASFGASGMAFADATALAAHPQTEIVAVADVDAGRMAGFKSRFPEARVYEDFRVLLEKEKDLDSVNVSTPDHMHGPMAMAALNHGLHVYGQKPLTHDIYETRRLTEVARERNRITQMGIQIHSNREYRMAVHLVREGRIGKIREVHTWSSKEWGDNGPMPQAADPVPTGLNWDLWVGVCAERPFIGNGWYHPGNWRKRLDFGTGTFGDMGCHIFDPVFKALALTAPLSVRSEGAAPNDHSWATNAIVHYRFPATPYTTPGSIPITWYDGHQRPPAAIRALLGDHPFPDQGSILLGTDGVMVIPHIALPALLPEEKFADFEPPAIEGGDHWKEFIDAIRGVGRTSTPFDYSGPLTESILLGSVASRFPNATLDWDGPGLRFTNVPEANAYVRRPYRAGWDIAGL, encoded by the coding sequence ATGAACCGGTCTCGTCCGACCTCGCGCCGCAGCTTTCTCAAATGGGGCGGTGGCGGCATCCTCGTCGCGCCCTTCGTCACCCGCAATCTCCTCGCCAATCCCCCTTCGGGCCGCGTCCGCCACGCCAGCTTCGGCGCCTCCGGCATGGCCTTCGCCGATGCCACCGCCCTCGCCGCCCATCCCCAGACGGAGATCGTCGCGGTGGCCGACGTGGATGCCGGCCGCATGGCCGGGTTCAAAAGCCGCTTCCCGGAAGCCCGCGTGTACGAGGACTTCCGGGTGCTCCTCGAAAAGGAGAAGGACCTCGACTCGGTCAATGTCTCCACCCCCGACCACATGCATGGCCCGATGGCCATGGCGGCCCTGAACCACGGGCTCCATGTGTACGGCCAGAAACCCCTCACCCACGACATCTACGAAACCCGCCGCCTCACCGAGGTCGCCCGGGAACGGAACCGGATCACCCAGATGGGCATCCAGATCCATTCCAACCGCGAATACCGCATGGCCGTCCACCTCGTGCGCGAGGGACGCATCGGCAAAATCCGCGAAGTCCATACCTGGAGCAGCAAGGAATGGGGCGACAACGGCCCCATGCCCCAGGCCGCCGACCCCGTCCCTACCGGCCTGAACTGGGACCTCTGGGTCGGTGTCTGCGCCGAACGCCCCTTCATCGGCAATGGCTGGTATCACCCGGGCAACTGGCGCAAACGCCTCGACTTCGGCACCGGCACCTTCGGAGACATGGGCTGCCACATCTTCGATCCGGTCTTCAAGGCGCTCGCCCTGACCGCCCCGCTCTCCGTCCGCTCCGAGGGCGCCGCCCCCAACGACCATTCCTGGGCCACCAATGCCATCGTGCATTACCGGTTCCCCGCCACCCCCTACACCACCCCGGGCAGCATCCCCATCACCTGGTACGACGGCCACCAGCGGCCTCCCGCCGCCATCCGCGCCCTCCTCGGGGATCACCCCTTCCCCGATCAGGGCTCCATCCTCCTCGGCACCGACGGCGTCATGGTCATCCCCCACATCGCCCTCCCAGCCCTGCTCCCGGAAGAAAAGTTCGCCGACTTCGAACCGCCCGCCATCGAGGGCGGTGACCACTGGAAGGAGTTCATCGACGCCATCCGTGGCGTGGGCCGCACCTCGACGCCCTTCGATTACTCGGGCCCCCTCACCGAGTCCATCCTGCTCGGCAGCGTCGCCAGCCGCTTCCCCAACGCCACCCTCGACTGGGATGGCCCAGGCCTCCGCTTCACCAACGTCCCCGAAGCCAATGCCTACGTCCGGCGCCCCTATCGCGCCGGCTGGGACATCGCCGGGCTGTAA
- a CDS encoding addiction module protein: protein MKLEEIAAEAYKLPEEERASLASRLLHSLESPVYEVTDEEVAHRMREADEDPTVLITFDELVAGLKRGGSQIS, encoded by the coding sequence ATGAAGTTGGAAGAGATCGCTGCTGAGGCGTATAAGCTCCCAGAGGAGGAAAGAGCTTCGCTTGCATCACGGCTCCTGCATAGCTTGGAATCACCAGTGTACGAGGTCACGGACGAGGAAGTCGCGCATCGCATGCGGGAGGCGGACGAGGATCCGACCGTTCTTATCACCTTTGATGAGTTGGTGGCAGGACTGAAGCGCGGTGGAAGCCAGATTTCATAG
- a CDS encoding type II toxin-antitoxin system PemK/MazF family toxin, whose protein sequence is MVAPARGSVVLIPFPFSDLSQSKLRPAVVLAPADHDDWILCQVTSNPYGDIRAVEIGNHDFKTGGLRRDSFARPGKLFTAHKSLFRTEPGRLHEASFARIRDAVLAILR, encoded by the coding sequence ATGGTCGCACCTGCAAGAGGTTCAGTAGTCCTCATCCCATTTCCTTTCTCGGATCTCTCGCAATCCAAGCTGCGGCCAGCGGTTGTCCTCGCGCCTGCAGATCATGATGACTGGATTTTGTGTCAGGTCACCAGTAACCCTTACGGAGATATTCGGGCGGTGGAGATAGGCAACCACGACTTCAAGACAGGAGGTCTGCGTAGAGACAGCTTCGCTCGACCAGGGAAGCTTTTTACGGCTCACAAGAGCCTGTTTCGAACAGAGCCAGGTCGCCTACACGAGGCGTCATTTGCACGAATTCGTGACGCCGTGCTCGCCATACTCAGATGA
- a CDS encoding GNAT family N-acetyltransferase has product MIASIQSERLDLIAMSPAFLRASLARDIHKAEQEIRLALPAGWPGESDGMLSLRLKQLEADQSLEPWLIRAMALRRRGVMVGHIGFHTAPGADYLRSYSPGAVEFGFTVFPPFRRQGYAREASLALMRWAGQNHGVRKFVLSIRPDNVASQALAAQLGFVRIGSHLDDVDGLEDVLECKVSDDESAEQALHATAAAPGS; this is encoded by the coding sequence ATGATTGCGTCAATTCAGTCGGAGCGACTTGACTTGATTGCCATGAGTCCAGCATTCCTGCGCGCTTCACTGGCGCGTGACATCCACAAAGCAGAACAGGAGATTCGATTGGCTTTGCCTGCGGGATGGCCCGGAGAAAGCGACGGAATGTTGTCCCTCCGGCTCAAGCAACTGGAAGCCGATCAATCGCTTGAGCCGTGGCTGATCCGTGCAATGGCTCTTCGGCGGAGGGGTGTCATGGTTGGTCACATCGGCTTCCACACGGCTCCGGGCGCGGATTATCTCCGATCGTACTCTCCGGGCGCTGTCGAGTTTGGTTTCACGGTGTTCCCTCCTTTTCGTCGCCAGGGATACGCCCGCGAGGCTTCCCTTGCGCTCATGCGTTGGGCGGGCCAGAATCATGGCGTGAGGAAGTTTGTCCTTTCGATCCGGCCGGATAATGTGGCCTCACAGGCGCTGGCTGCGCAGCTTGGATTCGTTCGGATTGGATCCCATCTCGACGATGTGGATGGGCTTGAGGACGTGCTGGAATGCAAAGTTTCGGATGATGAAAGTGCCGAACAGGCGCTGCACGCAACAGCCGCCGCGCCGGGCAGTTGA
- a CDS encoding serine acetyltransferase translates to MDATVPQLADRLLESYAAVGGINHVDGPNLPSKSGVASITHDLLRLVFPGFFDDRPLLSSELKLETTLLLAAVRDRLEDEIRKSLGYATPDGVSRAEVPRLAGAMTLEFLGKLPCLRELLQTDVEAAYQGDPAALSKEEVIVAYPFIEAIAVQRLAHELYLQGIPLIPRIMTEWAHTRSGMDLHPGATIGSHFFVDHCTGTVVGETAVIGSHVKMYQGVGLVARSLAGGQSLKGTRRHPTVEDHVTIYAGATIVGGETVIGERSTIGGNVFLIHSVPRDSLVIYEDGRMTVKAKRERLLPAVDFQI, encoded by the coding sequence GTGGACGCGACGGTGCCTCAACTGGCGGATCGATTGTTGGAATCGTATGCGGCGGTGGGGGGGATCAACCATGTGGACGGGCCGAATCTCCCCTCGAAGTCGGGGGTGGCGAGCATCACGCACGATCTGCTGCGGCTGGTGTTTCCGGGATTCTTCGATGACCGGCCGCTGCTTTCGTCGGAGTTGAAGCTGGAGACGACATTGCTGTTGGCGGCGGTGCGGGACCGATTGGAGGACGAGATCCGGAAGAGCCTTGGGTATGCGACGCCGGACGGGGTGTCCCGGGCGGAGGTGCCGCGATTGGCGGGGGCGATGACGCTGGAGTTTTTGGGCAAGCTGCCGTGCCTGCGGGAGCTGCTTCAGACGGATGTGGAGGCGGCGTACCAGGGGGATCCGGCGGCGCTCAGCAAGGAGGAGGTCATCGTGGCCTATCCCTTCATCGAGGCCATTGCGGTGCAGCGGTTGGCGCATGAGTTGTACCTGCAGGGCATCCCGTTGATACCGCGGATCATGACGGAGTGGGCGCATACGCGGAGCGGGATGGATCTGCATCCCGGGGCGACGATCGGGTCACACTTCTTTGTGGACCACTGCACGGGGACGGTGGTGGGGGAGACGGCGGTGATTGGGTCGCACGTGAAGATGTACCAGGGGGTGGGACTGGTGGCGCGGTCGCTGGCCGGGGGACAGAGTTTGAAGGGAACGCGGCGGCATCCGACGGTGGAGGATCACGTCACGATTTATGCGGGGGCAACGATCGTGGGAGGGGAGACGGTGATTGGGGAGCGAAGCACGATCGGGGGCAATGTGTTTCTGATCCACAGCGTGCCGAGGGACTCGCTGGTGATTTACGAGGACGGAAGGATGACGGTGAAGGCGAAGCGGGAGCGGCTGCTACCGGCGGTGGACTTCCAGATCTGA
- a CDS encoding DUF1501 domain-containing protein, translating into MFPSDPGALGVNRRTFLRRTGFSLGSAALASLLGRSLPSAASTAEADRWRGILAAPHHPPKVKRVIYLYMAGGPSHLELFDHKPVLARHHGEPMPESFTKGQPIAQLQGQALKCFGPQHGFKRCGTSGQEIGEILPHLGQVADDLCIVRSMHTNAINHDPAHTFMNTGTLISGRPCMGSWITYGLGTESDDLPGFVVLMSTGAYGQAQPISARQWHAGFLPSRFQGVPFRSQGDAVLYVNRPPGVSPRRQRDVIDAVARLNRVHHTASDDPEVLTRIAQYEMAFRMQTSVPELMDVSNEPRHVLDLYGAQPGDGSFASNCLLARRLAERGVRFIQLYHRDWDHHGGIKRDIAGTAREVDQACAALLQDLRQRGLLDDTLVIWGGEFGRTPMAQGDGRDHHMKAFSIWLAGGGVRGGITYGATDEFGYNPVENPVDVHDLHATMLHLLGIDHQRLTFRFQGRDMRLTDVFGKVVHDVLA; encoded by the coding sequence ATGTTTCCATCCGACCCCGGCGCCCTCGGCGTGAACCGCCGAACCTTCCTGCGTCGTACCGGCTTCTCCCTGGGCTCGGCCGCCCTCGCCTCACTTCTCGGCCGTTCCCTTCCCTCCGCCGCCTCGACCGCCGAAGCCGACCGCTGGCGCGGCATCCTCGCCGCCCCCCATCACCCCCCCAAGGTCAAACGGGTCATCTACCTCTACATGGCCGGCGGGCCCTCCCACCTCGAACTGTTCGACCACAAGCCCGTCCTCGCCCGCCACCACGGCGAACCCATGCCCGAAAGCTTCACCAAGGGCCAGCCCATCGCCCAGCTCCAGGGCCAGGCACTCAAATGCTTCGGACCCCAGCACGGATTCAAACGCTGCGGCACCTCCGGCCAGGAAATCGGCGAGATCCTTCCCCACCTCGGCCAGGTCGCCGACGACCTCTGCATCGTCCGGTCGATGCACACCAACGCCATCAATCACGACCCCGCCCACACCTTCATGAACACCGGCACGCTCATCAGCGGCCGGCCCTGCATGGGCTCCTGGATCACCTACGGCCTCGGCACCGAATCCGACGACCTCCCCGGCTTCGTCGTCCTCATGTCCACCGGCGCCTACGGTCAGGCCCAGCCCATCTCCGCCCGCCAGTGGCACGCCGGCTTCCTCCCCAGCCGCTTCCAGGGCGTCCCCTTCCGCTCCCAGGGCGATGCCGTCCTCTACGTCAATCGTCCCCCAGGCGTCTCCCCGCGCCGTCAGCGCGATGTCATCGACGCCGTCGCCCGGCTCAACCGCGTCCATCACACCGCCAGCGACGACCCCGAAGTCCTCACCCGGATCGCCCAGTACGAAATGGCCTTCCGCATGCAGACCTCCGTCCCCGAACTCATGGACGTCTCGAACGAACCCCGCCATGTCCTCGACCTCTACGGCGCCCAGCCCGGCGACGGTTCCTTCGCCTCCAACTGCCTCCTCGCCCGCCGCCTCGCCGAACGCGGCGTCCGCTTCATCCAGCTCTACCACCGCGATTGGGACCACCATGGCGGCATCAAACGCGACATCGCCGGCACCGCCCGCGAAGTGGACCAGGCCTGCGCCGCCCTCCTCCAGGACCTCAGACAACGCGGCCTCCTCGACGACACCCTCGTCATCTGGGGCGGCGAATTCGGCCGCACCCCCATGGCCCAGGGCGACGGACGCGATCACCACATGAAGGCCTTCTCCATCTGGCTCGCCGGCGGCGGGGTCCGCGGCGGCATCACCTACGGCGCCACCGACGAGTTCGGTTACAACCCCGTCGAGAATCCCGTCGATGTCCACGACCTCCACGCCACCATGCTCCACCTCCTCGGCATCGATCATCAACGCCTCACCTTCCGCTTCCAGGGTCGCGACATGCGCCTCACCGATGTCTTCGGCAAGGTCGTCCACGATGTCCTCGCCTGA
- a CDS encoding IS66 family transposase translates to MAETPAFKVLDISVEERDALLERLRPGQVVTEDDYRLLRGIVIGVSELVALIERKTMSLRRLCKALFGDRTEKTAKVCSDPPAGGPNAPPPLTPPPKVKRKGHGRNGARRYRGARKVPVAHPNLHPGDLCPDCRQAKLHPQPPSLILRLVGQAPVAATCFELERLRCAGCGVVFTAPAPPEAGPGKYDESVGVAAALLRYGAGMPMYRLAGFQSNLGVPLPASVQWELASDLAKVAHPIQDCLIREAAQRDVIHNDDTPMRVAALRREATPPSEEDAAKRARTGIFTTGILTAGAGPPIALFFTGRQHAGENLQDLLRHRDPGLPAPIQMCDALARNIPSDIVTALANCLAHGRRQVVDVAPSFPSETKRILESLRDVFHHDALARERNLDPDQRLRFHREHSQPILDDLHRWLNERLDKKLVEPNSGLGGAIGYLLNHWQPLTLFLRVAGAPIDNNVLERALKMAILHRKNSLSYKTTKGAEVGDLFMGLIHTCRLNDENPFDYLLAVARHSKEVAARPEAWLPWTYRGTLPADSS, encoded by the coding sequence ATGGCTGAGACCCCAGCCTTCAAGGTGTTGGACATCTCGGTCGAGGAACGCGATGCCCTGCTGGAACGTCTGCGCCCCGGCCAGGTCGTCACCGAGGACGATTATCGCCTCCTCCGAGGCATCGTGATCGGAGTGTCCGAACTGGTGGCCCTGATCGAGCGAAAGACCATGAGCTTGCGGCGCCTGTGCAAGGCGCTCTTCGGAGACCGCACCGAAAAGACCGCCAAGGTGTGTTCGGACCCACCGGCGGGCGGGCCCAACGCTCCACCTCCGCTCACCCCACCGCCGAAGGTCAAACGCAAGGGCCATGGCCGCAACGGGGCCCGCCGGTATCGCGGCGCGCGAAAGGTGCCGGTGGCCCATCCCAATCTGCACCCCGGCGATCTGTGTCCGGACTGCCGCCAGGCCAAACTCCATCCCCAGCCACCTTCCCTCATCCTGCGTCTGGTCGGACAAGCGCCCGTTGCGGCGACCTGTTTCGAATTGGAACGGCTGCGCTGCGCGGGCTGCGGTGTCGTCTTCACCGCTCCCGCCCCCCCGGAGGCGGGCCCGGGCAAGTACGACGAATCGGTAGGGGTCGCTGCCGCCCTCCTGCGTTACGGCGCCGGCATGCCCATGTACCGGTTGGCCGGGTTCCAATCCAACCTGGGCGTTCCGCTTCCCGCCTCGGTCCAGTGGGAACTGGCCTCCGACCTGGCCAAGGTCGCCCATCCCATCCAGGACTGCCTGATCCGAGAAGCCGCCCAGCGCGACGTGATCCACAACGACGACACCCCCATGCGCGTCGCCGCTCTGCGCCGGGAAGCGACCCCGCCCTCCGAGGAGGACGCCGCCAAGCGAGCGCGAACCGGGATCTTCACCACCGGTATCCTCACCGCCGGAGCCGGGCCTCCCATCGCCCTGTTCTTCACCGGGCGCCAACACGCCGGGGAAAACCTCCAGGATCTTCTCCGTCACCGCGATCCCGGCCTCCCGGCCCCGATCCAGATGTGCGACGCGCTGGCCCGCAACATCCCCTCCGACATCGTCACCGCCCTGGCCAACTGCCTTGCGCACGGACGCCGCCAGGTGGTCGATGTGGCCCCCAGCTTCCCCTCAGAGACCAAACGGATCCTCGAAAGCCTGCGCGACGTCTTCCATCACGACGCCCTGGCCCGCGAACGCAATCTCGATCCGGACCAACGCCTGCGGTTCCACCGGGAACACAGCCAGCCCATCCTCGACGATCTCCATCGGTGGCTGAACGAACGCCTCGATAAGAAGCTCGTCGAGCCCAACTCCGGTCTGGGCGGCGCCATCGGATACCTGCTCAACCACTGGCAACCCCTGACCCTGTTCTTGCGCGTTGCCGGCGCTCCCATCGACAATAACGTTTTGGAACGGGCCTTGAAGATGGCCATCCTTCACCGGAAGAACTCCTTGTCGTACAAGACGACTAAGGGTGCCGAGGTAGGTGACCTGTTCATGGGCTTGATCCACACCTGCCGGCTCAACGACGAGAATCCGTTCGACTACCTCCTCGCCGTGGCTCGACACTCTAAGGAAGTCGCCGCCCGACCCGAGGCATGGCTCCCCTGGACCTACCGGGGAACCCTCCCTGCCGACAGCAGTTGA